TTTTCCCAATAGGAAGCACCAATAAAATCTAGGATCACATCTACTCCATGATTATTGGTAGCTGTTAATACTTTTTCATCAAAGGACTCTTTCTTATAGTAAATCAAAAAATCTGCTCCTAGTTCTTTACAAAATTCTAGTTTTTCTTTAGATCCGGCTGTTGTAATCACATTTGCGTCAACAAGTTCTTTAGCGAGCTGGATAGCAGCTGTTCCAACGCCACTTCCCCCTGCATGTATCAGAACCGTTTGTTTTTTTGATAGCTTTCCATGCCAAAACAAAGTCTGATAAGCGGTTAAAAAAACTTCAGGGATTGCGGCTGCTTGTTCAAAAGTAAACATCTCTGGGATTTTCATAGCACGATCAGATGGTAAGACTGCATATTCTGCATATCCTCCTCTATTAACGAGCCCCATCACTTTGTCTCCAACTTCAAAAACAGATTCACTCTGTCCTACTTTTGCAACAATTCCAGCCACTTCAATCCCTAGTCCCATTTGTGGAGTTGAACTAGACATTTTTTCTCGACTTAAAAGGTCCGTACGATTTATCCCAGCAGCATGCACTTCAATTAAAAGCTCATTTTCTTTTATACTAGGTTTTTCAGTTGTTCCTATTTTTAAAGTAGTTCCTTCTTTTTCTTGATGCACAAAAATTGCTTTCATTCGTTACACTCCTTTTACTAATCCGTTTGTAAATTTTTATTCGATAGGAAGTTTCACAGTAAAAGAAGTTCCTTTTTCAGGAATACTATCTACTGTTATTTTTCCTTGGTGAGCATGAACGATACTTTTTACAATGGACAGTCCAATTCCTTGACCACCTAAACGACTATTTCTGGATGGATCAACCATGTAGAATCGATCAAAGATATGACTTAATTCATCCACACTCATTCCTTTTCCTGTATCTTGAATCGTCCATTTTATATATTCCTTGTTCTTTTCAATAGAAATAGAAATCCTTCCTTTTTCCGGTGTAAATTTAATCGCATTGGCTAATAAGTTCGTGAAGACTTGGCTTATTCGATCTCTGTCAGCCTGTACCTGTACACTTTCTCCGTTCACTTGAATAGATAGCTGTTTTTCTTTAATTAATGCTTCAAAATTGGCAACCACCTGATTACTCAAGTCCTTCACGTTTACTTTTGTTTTTTGTATGACCAAGGACTCCCTTTCCATTTCATTCAGCCGTTCAATATTACCAATGAGTCGAGTCATTCGATTGATTTCAATATAACAGGTTTCTAATCGTTCCGGAGTTGGTGCCCAAATTCCATCCATCATAGCTTCTAAGTTTCCTTTTACTGTCGTAAGAGGGGTACGGATTTCATGCGCTAAATCTCTAGAGAGTTGGCTACGCATTTTTTCTTGTCTTTTTAATTGAGAAGTCAGCTCATTTAAATTTTCCATTAGTTCATTCATTTCCACAATAGGAGTATCTGGTTCTAAAAAATCTTGATAGCCTCCCTTGCTAACTTTTTTTGTAAAATGATTGATTGTAATAAGTGGCTTACTAAATTTTTGTGCAATCGACCCAGCAAATAAAATTGAAAACAGAAAAGCAGTTCCTCCCACTATCAGAAAGTTTTGTTTCATTTTCGTAATAAATTGCTGGTCATCTTCTGTATAGCTTGATGATTCTTTGAAACGGAAAACAGCTGTACCTATTGACTTTCCGTCTTTTTTTAAGGAGTAGCTTCTTTCTAGTTCATCACTCGTTGATTGGTTCATCATTCCGTGCATAGAATGATTTCCTTGCATATCGTGAGACTGAGCAGAAGACTGTAGGAGGTCTCCTTCTTCGTTATACAGTTCAAACGAAAAATCTGAATGCATCGCAAACATATGCAAACTATTCATCATTTTTTCATCAAACCCTGACCCTATTTGATATGCATCTTCAATGTCTTTCACGTATTCAGAAATCTCTGTTTCTTTTCGCTCTTCAACATAATCTTGAAAATAAACATCCATCAATTGGATCGTTCCCCAACTAATCATGCCAATAATCAGAAAGGAGAATAAAAGAAACGAGAAAACAAGTTGCCATCTAATGGTCCGTTTCATTCTTCCCCTCCAAATCGATACCCTACTCCATATATGGTTTTAATATATTTGGGTTGACGAGGTGTATCTTCTAATTTTTGCCGAATATTTTTAATATGGGAGTCAATGGCTCGATCGGTACTCTCATACCCCCAGCCTTTACTATTTTCCAACAATTGATCCCTACTGAACACTTGATTTGGATGCTTTGCCAAAAATTCTAACAGATTGTATTCACTCGCTGTATACTCTACTTCTTTTCCTTTTAAAAAAACTTGTCTCGACTCTGGCAAAATTACCAGTTCACCTTCATAAAAAGAAAGACGAGATTCTTTTTTCATTGGTTGGACTCTACGTAACACTGTTTCAACACGTGCTACTAATTCTTTCGGACTAAATGGTTTCGAAATATAGTCATCTGCTCCGATATGCAAACCTTTTAAAATATCACTTTCTGAAGAACGTGCTGTCAACATGATGATCGGCACAGAAGAGTCTTTACGAATTTGTTTGCATACTTCAATTCCAGATACATCCGGTAGCATGAGGTCCAAAACAAGTAAATCGGGTTGGTGTTCACTAAATTTTTGCAAAGCTTCTTTTCCTGATTCAGCACGAAAGACTTCATATTGATTGGCAACTAAGTAAGCTTCTACAATATTTAAAATATTCGGTTCATCATCCACAATTAAAACTCTCATTTTATTCCTCCTCTTTTCTTTATCATACTCGTTAATGATGGAGACAACGTGGAGACGGTTCTTTCTTTATAATTGTACCAAAAAAAGAAAAAAAGGTTCTCCATATTTTCTCCATGATGTTTTCTTATGATAAAGATATAGAAAAAAAGAACAGGAAGGTGACGTAAATGGGACATCATTTTTTCTCATCTAGTTGGATGAATCAATTAATGGGTGGAG
The Jeotgalibaca sp. MA1X17-3 genome window above contains:
- a CDS encoding NAD(P)H-quinone oxidoreductase, encoding MKAIFVHQEKEGTTLKIGTTEKPSIKENELLIEVHAAGINRTDLLSREKMSSSTPQMGLGIEVAGIVAKVGQSESVFEVGDKVMGLVNRGGYAEYAVLPSDRAMKIPEMFTFEQAAAIPEVFLTAYQTLFWHGKLSKKQTVLIHAGGSGVGTAAIQLAKELVDANVITTAGSKEKLEFCKELGADFLIYYKKESFDEKVLTATNNHGVDVILDFIGASYWEKNLKSIKKGGHWVLIGTLGGSKIENLDITSLMMKYITLTGTLLTPRSDAYKSELTHEFSEKVLPIMENSRIKPIVHKVFPLEEAEAAQQYMEESRNIGKIILKIK
- a CDS encoding response regulator transcription factor → MRVLIVDDEPNILNIVEAYLVANQYEVFRAESGKEALQKFSEHQPDLLVLDLMLPDVSGIEVCKQIRKDSSVPIIMLTARSSESDILKGLHIGADDYISKPFSPKELVARVETVLRRVQPMKKESRLSFYEGELVILPESRQVFLKGKEVEYTASEYNLLEFLAKHPNQVFSRDQLLENSKGWGYESTDRAIDSHIKNIRQKLEDTPRQPKYIKTIYGVGYRFGGEE
- a CDS encoding cell wall metabolism sensor histidine kinase WalK, whose protein sequence is MKRTIRWQLVFSFLLFSFLIIGMISWGTIQLMDVYFQDYVEERKETEISEYVKDIEDAYQIGSGFDEKMMNSLHMFAMHSDFSFELYNEEGDLLQSSAQSHDMQGNHSMHGMMNQSTSDELERSYSLKKDGKSIGTAVFRFKESSSYTEDDQQFITKMKQNFLIVGGTAFLFSILFAGSIAQKFSKPLITINHFTKKVSKGGYQDFLEPDTPIVEMNELMENLNELTSQLKRQEKMRSQLSRDLAHEIRTPLTTVKGNLEAMMDGIWAPTPERLETCYIEINRMTRLIGNIERLNEMERESLVIQKTKVNVKDLSNQVVANFEALIKEKQLSIQVNGESVQVQADRDRISQVFTNLLANAIKFTPEKGRISISIEKNKEYIKWTIQDTGKGMSVDELSHIFDRFYMVDPSRNSRLGGQGIGLSIVKSIVHAHQGKITVDSIPEKGTSFTVKLPIE